A single genomic interval of Blastopirellula marina harbors:
- a CDS encoding DUF1501 domain-containing protein, whose protein sequence is MDNTRTLDRRNLLHWGVNGLGATALAVLLSQDTASAADASPKFIPKAKRAIHICLVGGLSHVDSFDYKPELRKMHGKSLHTDEQPDVFFGQIGLLRGEDWKFLPRGKSGLMISEMFPHIAEMADDLTVLRSMESKSANHTPALFLANSGFEFNGFPSMGSWISYGMGVENESLPAYVVLNDERGAPNTGASTWSSAFLPSSHQGVVLGSGEKPVRDLFPPASITRDADADTRHFIQAVNQQHLHRSGLNEALAARLKSYELAAQMQSSIPTVSSFADESPATQQLYGIHQKETADMGRRCLLGRRLLEQGVRFVQLFSGGPVAGSPRASWDAHENVKDNHTIEAGRIDQPVAALLKDLKQRGMLQDTLVLFTTEFGRTPFAQSAADQVGPGRDHNRYGFSCWMAGAGLKPGIAVGSTDDIGWKAVERPIPWHDFHATILHLFGIDHEALTFYHNGIQRRLTNVHGKVVTEALA, encoded by the coding sequence ATGGATAACACACGAACTCTTGATCGCCGCAATCTCTTACACTGGGGTGTCAACGGTCTCGGAGCGACCGCCCTTGCCGTTTTACTGTCCCAAGACACAGCCTCCGCTGCAGACGCTTCACCAAAATTCATCCCCAAAGCCAAACGAGCGATTCACATCTGCTTAGTCGGTGGCTTAAGTCACGTCGACTCCTTTGATTACAAGCCAGAATTAAGGAAGATGCATGGGAAGTCCCTTCACACGGATGAACAGCCTGACGTTTTCTTCGGCCAGATCGGATTGCTGCGTGGCGAGGACTGGAAATTCCTACCACGTGGAAAGAGCGGCTTAATGATCTCGGAGATGTTTCCGCACATCGCCGAGATGGCTGACGATTTGACCGTGCTGCGCAGCATGGAGTCGAAGTCGGCGAACCATACGCCGGCGTTGTTCCTGGCAAACAGCGGATTCGAGTTCAACGGTTTTCCTTCCATGGGAAGCTGGATATCTTACGGCATGGGGGTCGAGAATGAATCGCTACCTGCCTACGTCGTACTGAACGACGAACGAGGAGCGCCCAATACCGGGGCTTCAACTTGGAGCAGCGCTTTCCTTCCGTCAAGTCATCAAGGAGTCGTATTGGGTAGCGGCGAGAAACCAGTACGGGACTTGTTTCCGCCTGCATCGATTACTAGGGATGCCGATGCTGACACCCGGCATTTCATTCAAGCAGTCAACCAGCAACATTTGCACCGTAGTGGACTCAACGAGGCATTGGCTGCTCGCCTGAAAAGTTACGAACTTGCCGCACAGATGCAGAGTTCCATTCCGACAGTCAGCAGTTTTGCGGATGAATCGCCAGCAACTCAACAGCTATACGGCATTCATCAGAAGGAAACGGCAGACATGGGCCGCCGCTGCCTGCTCGGTCGCCGACTACTCGAACAAGGCGTGCGTTTCGTACAGTTGTTTTCCGGCGGCCCTGTCGCCGGAAGTCCCCGTGCAAGCTGGGATGCCCACGAGAACGTCAAAGATAATCATACAATCGAAGCAGGTCGAATCGATCAACCTGTGGCAGCGCTTCTCAAGGATCTCAAGCAGCGGGGCATGCTTCAGGATACGCTTGTTCTATTTACAACCGAATTCGGTCGCACGCCATTTGCACAGTCAGCCGCAGATCAGGTTGGACCAGGCCGTGATCACAATCGCTATGGATTCAGTTGTTGGATGGCTGGCGCTGGCCTGAAGCCAGGCATAGCAGTTGGCAGCACCGACGACATCGGCTGGAAAGCGGTCGAACGCCCGATTCCTTGGCACGACTTTCATGCCACGATCCTGCATCTGTTTGGAATCGACCACGAAGCACTCACCTTCTATCATAATGGCATCCAACGCCGTTTGACCAATGTCCACGGAAAGGTAGTGACCGAAGCGCTTGCCTAA
- a CDS encoding WD40 repeat domain-containing protein encodes MTADPNNLKVIKEISRRDILFSVATLNESEVLVGSSDSNVHRMNAQDEKAEVSELSGHTSYVTGLELVGDQLVSGAYDGKLKWWDLEKKAEIRSIDAHSKWIRRIELSHNGKFLATVSDDMVCRVWDATNGNVVHELKGHQTTTPNNFPSMLYCCAFSQDDRFLATSDRVGHVVIWDLHSGKEVRTIETPDMYTWDPKARIHSIGGVRSLAFSPDSKQLVVGGMGHVGNIDHLGGKSLVEIFNWEKGERLHQLADDSYKGLVERLVFHPSGKWFIAAGGDHAGFVKCINADTGETIRDSKTSTHIHDIRLKDQQGKLITVGHGKIVLWQL; translated from the coding sequence ATGACGGCCGATCCCAATAACCTGAAAGTGATCAAAGAAATTTCGCGACGCGATATTCTGTTTAGCGTTGCTACGTTGAATGAATCGGAAGTCCTTGTAGGAAGCTCGGATAGTAATGTCCATCGAATGAACGCCCAGGATGAAAAGGCCGAGGTTAGCGAACTGTCTGGGCATACAAGCTATGTCACGGGACTGGAACTAGTTGGGGATCAACTTGTGTCCGGAGCTTACGACGGCAAACTGAAATGGTGGGATCTGGAGAAAAAGGCCGAGATCCGAAGCATTGATGCTCATTCCAAGTGGATTCGCCGTATAGAGCTATCCCACAATGGCAAGTTTCTCGCCACCGTTTCCGATGATATGGTCTGCCGCGTGTGGGATGCTACCAATGGAAACGTTGTGCATGAACTCAAGGGGCATCAAACAACCACCCCCAACAACTTTCCATCGATGCTGTACTGCTGTGCGTTCAGCCAGGATGATCGCTTTTTGGCCACGTCTGACAGGGTTGGTCACGTTGTTATCTGGGATCTACATTCTGGCAAAGAAGTGAGAACGATTGAAACCCCTGATATGTATACGTGGGACCCCAAGGCCCGCATTCACTCGATCGGTGGAGTGCGAAGCCTGGCCTTTTCTCCGGACAGCAAGCAGTTGGTTGTTGGCGGCATGGGGCATGTCGGAAATATCGATCACCTCGGTGGGAAGTCGTTGGTTGAAATCTTTAACTGGGAAAAAGGTGAACGATTACACCAATTGGCTGACGATTCGTACAAAGGTCTTGTCGAGCGGTTAGTATTCCATCCCAGTGGAAAGTGGTTCATTGCCGCAGGTGGCGACCATGCGGGGTTCGTAAAGTGCATCAATGCAGACACGGGCGAGACGATCAGAGATAGCAAAACGTCGACACACATCCATGATATTCGACTGAAAGACCAGCAGGGGAAGTTGATCACAGTTGGCCATGGCAAGATCGTACTGTGGCAGCTTTAG
- a CDS encoding DUF1501 domain-containing protein: MSKRRNWFCGSEEHRISRRGFLGTAAATAGSMSALNLLREPALAAELKKQDKRVILLWLAGGASQLETWDPKPRRPTGGPFAAIPTSVPGIHISELMPKMARCMDDTAIIRSLNTKDGSHGGAARMMHLGRRDEATVQFPDLGAVLARELGSRDSKVPDNVSFYTATEGRGNAVGQAGFLGARYLPMSLTTNSRPEDLARLESISDLEHKQRHELRELLSNRFIEYRHSNSLRSHNEAYSRVRGLMSSDKLFDISEEPQSIRERYGPSLFAEQCLIARRLVEAGTPFVKVSRAWWDSHGQNFETHLELVSELDHVMSVLLDDLKQRGLLENTMVVTLSEFGRTPQINASLGRDHFASAWSCTLSGCGIKGGMVYGATDEDGQTVKDGEIDAGDLFATIYMALGIDPHSEYYVGSRPIPLVHEEASAVTEVLA; encoded by the coding sequence ATGTCGAAACGACGCAATTGGTTCTGCGGTTCAGAAGAACATCGAATCAGCCGACGCGGCTTTCTTGGTACGGCTGCCGCAACCGCTGGATCTATGTCCGCGTTGAACCTGTTGCGCGAGCCGGCCTTAGCAGCCGAGTTGAAGAAACAAGATAAACGGGTCATCTTGCTCTGGTTGGCCGGTGGTGCCAGCCAACTCGAAACATGGGATCCCAAACCGAGACGTCCCACCGGCGGACCTTTTGCCGCGATCCCCACTTCCGTGCCAGGCATTCACATTTCGGAACTAATGCCTAAGATGGCCCGGTGTATGGATGACACGGCGATTATTCGTTCGTTGAACACCAAAGACGGATCGCATGGTGGTGCAGCCCGCATGATGCATCTGGGAAGACGCGATGAGGCAACAGTCCAGTTTCCTGACTTGGGTGCGGTATTGGCCCGCGAACTAGGAAGCAGGGATAGTAAAGTGCCCGACAATGTGTCGTTCTATACCGCGACCGAAGGGCGAGGGAATGCGGTCGGACAAGCAGGCTTCCTGGGCGCGCGTTACTTACCCATGTCGCTGACGACCAATTCCAGGCCTGAAGACCTGGCGCGTCTCGAATCGATCTCGGATCTGGAGCACAAGCAAAGACATGAATTGCGAGAATTACTGAGTAACCGATTCATCGAGTATCGGCATTCGAACAGTCTACGTAGCCACAACGAAGCATATTCCCGAGTGCGTGGCTTGATGTCCAGCGACAAGCTGTTCGACATCTCAGAGGAACCGCAATCGATACGGGAACGCTACGGTCCCTCGCTGTTTGCCGAGCAATGCTTGATCGCTCGACGGTTGGTCGAAGCGGGGACACCGTTTGTAAAGGTGTCACGTGCGTGGTGGGATAGCCATGGACAGAATTTCGAAACCCATCTGGAACTAGTTTCCGAGTTGGATCACGTTATGTCGGTGTTGCTGGACGACCTCAAGCAGCGGGGCCTGCTTGAGAATACGATGGTCGTCACACTGTCGGAATTCGGAAGGACTCCTCAAATTAATGCCAGCCTAGGACGTGATCACTTTGCGAGCGCTTGGAGTTGCACACTTTCGGGTTGCGGTATCAAGGGAGGCATGGTCTACGGAGCTACGGATGAAGATGGTCAAACGGTGAAAGATGGCGAGATCGATGCTGGTGATTTGTTTGCCACAATCTATATGGCGCTCGGAATCGATCCCCACAGCGAGTACTACGTCGGCTCTCGCCCGATTCCCCTGGTTCATGAAGAAGCTTCTGCCGTAACGGAAGTGCTCGCATGA
- a CDS encoding DUF1549 domain-containing protein: MALARQCALLMRLGCFILAIAFLVSNVPSAIFGDELLPEDRSIAEVVDHYVSARLKQEKIQPAPTADDANVLRRTTLDLAGRIPTSSETANYLADTDEYKRQNLINRLIGSPAFVRHQVNEFDALLMPDSKTSLREYLLPAFAENRPWDQMYREIMLGQEDDPEQKGALQFVKTRVSDLDRLTNDVSVTFFGVNVSCAQCHDHPDVFEWSQDRFFGMKSFFNRTFDNGGLLGEREYGLVSYQTTKGETREARLMFLTGTVLEEPEFSEPDDEAKKEEKKMLEELKKQKQAPPAPRFSRREQLVEVALRSGENNYFAKAIVNKVWNRFFGCGLVMPLDQMHPENPASHPELLEWLARDLVNHNFNLTRLVRGIVSSEAYCRSSIWTGDSRPDPDMFAVGSVRPLTPYQYATLLRVATANPDLLGTDQKADDVETRLGNLEIAARGLAQKIEHPGTDFQIGVAEALLFSNNERIRNELLRDSNDMLIGKLKKIGDTSELVRMATMSIWNRLPDPDEQAALVGYLEGRADHRDEAIGQMVWAMLTGSECRFNY, encoded by the coding sequence ATGGCACTGGCTCGTCAATGCGCGCTGCTGATGCGCTTAGGATGTTTCATCCTCGCGATTGCCTTCCTGGTATCGAATGTCCCGTCGGCCATTTTCGGAGATGAGCTTCTACCAGAGGATCGGTCGATCGCCGAAGTAGTCGACCATTACGTTTCTGCACGTTTGAAGCAGGAGAAGATACAACCGGCTCCGACTGCCGATGACGCGAATGTGCTCCGGCGTACGACGCTCGATCTGGCAGGACGCATTCCGACCAGCAGCGAGACGGCCAATTATCTTGCCGACACCGACGAATACAAGCGGCAGAATTTAATTAATCGGCTTATCGGGTCACCTGCATTCGTTCGCCATCAAGTAAACGAGTTCGACGCCTTGTTGATGCCAGATAGCAAGACCAGTCTGCGCGAGTACCTGTTGCCGGCATTTGCTGAGAATCGTCCCTGGGACCAAATGTACCGAGAGATCATGCTGGGGCAAGAGGATGATCCAGAGCAAAAAGGTGCTCTGCAATTTGTGAAAACAAGGGTCAGCGATCTCGATCGTTTGACGAATGATGTCAGCGTCACTTTCTTCGGCGTTAATGTTAGCTGTGCTCAGTGTCACGATCACCCGGATGTCTTCGAATGGAGCCAGGATCGCTTCTTCGGAATGAAATCGTTCTTCAACCGCACTTTTGATAACGGCGGTTTGCTTGGCGAACGTGAATACGGGTTGGTGTCCTATCAGACGACCAAGGGCGAAACTCGAGAAGCCAGATTGATGTTCTTGACCGGTACCGTACTGGAAGAGCCAGAGTTTTCCGAGCCAGATGATGAGGCTAAGAAGGAAGAGAAGAAGATGTTGGAGGAGTTGAAGAAGCAGAAGCAAGCTCCCCCTGCGCCCAGATTCAGTCGCCGTGAACAGTTAGTCGAAGTCGCCTTGAGATCGGGCGAGAACAATTATTTCGCCAAGGCAATTGTCAACAAGGTATGGAATCGTTTCTTTGGTTGTGGGCTGGTGATGCCTCTGGACCAGATGCATCCAGAGAATCCAGCGAGTCATCCAGAGCTACTGGAGTGGCTTGCCCGCGATCTTGTAAACCACAATTTCAACTTGACCCGGTTGGTCCGTGGCATTGTTTCCAGCGAGGCATATTGCCGCTCTAGTATTTGGACAGGGGATTCCAGACCGGACCCAGACATGTTCGCTGTTGGCAGCGTGCGCCCCTTGACCCCTTACCAATATGCCACGCTCTTGCGCGTGGCCACCGCGAATCCCGACCTGCTGGGTACCGATCAAAAGGCTGATGACGTGGAAACTCGCTTAGGCAACTTGGAGATCGCGGCGCGTGGGCTTGCGCAGAAGATAGAACATCCTGGGACCGACTTTCAGATTGGTGTCGCTGAGGCCCTATTATTTTCCAACAACGAACGAATCCGCAACGAGCTTCTTAGGGATTCCAATGACATGCTCATTGGCAAACTGAAGAAGATCGGTGACACGAGCGAATTGGTACGCATGGCCACGATGTCGATCTGGAATCGCTTGCCTGATCCCGACGAACAGGCGGCACTGGTTGGATACCTGGAAGGTCGTGCGGACCATCGGGACGAGGCCATTGGTCAGATGGTTTGGGCCATGTTGACTGGCAGCGAGTGTCGATTCAATTATTAG
- a CDS encoding c-type cytochrome domain-containing protein, with protein MLAGSQLVEAEPKASIPVPLEVQGALKKYCNDCHGEDASEGGVRLDNLHQLDVESELSLMNRVQDQLFFGLMPPEDSGQLPQRTPKLLAG; from the coding sequence TTGCTGGCTGGGTCGCAACTGGTCGAAGCGGAACCCAAGGCGTCGATTCCTGTACCCCTGGAAGTTCAGGGTGCATTGAAAAAGTATTGCAATGATTGCCATGGCGAGGACGCTAGCGAAGGGGGAGTGCGCCTCGATAACCTTCATCAACTCGACGTCGAATCGGAACTCAGTTTAATGAACCGTGTCCAGGACCAGCTCTTTTTTGGGCTGATGCCCCCTGAGGATTCAGGTCAGCTGCCACAGAGAACGCCTAAACTACTGGCCGGTTGA
- a CDS encoding substrate-binding domain-containing protein gives MAGTTRRVALVLELNWAYKRHASVYAGTQQYFDEQGWESVIDEYALASLPPRRRTASPYDGVIARATKSLALRCEKLQVPLVNVWSSSPLRDELPSVYPDYQASGRLRAEHLLARGLRNFAVLGTRRDSADYLELHSFAETIRAKGYACEVAWMSRLFSDSLPQWRTFNQIITAWMDQWELPIGTFVGADSVGRIVVQKCKERGWRVPEDVAMIAGRNEETLCESPSPSITSMEMGYERVGYEAARHLHRLMNGEQLPRNTVYIPPQGLVVRESTDFHITEDDLIAAALSFIASNSHRRIGQDDVARALSVETRTLQNRFRKILNQPIAATIRRVRLERAKRELVQSNRSLKNIARDTGFGSAMRMYDLFKRELGMTPTQFRKQRRL, from the coding sequence ATGGCTGGCACGACTCGTCGGGTGGCCCTCGTTCTAGAGCTCAACTGGGCATATAAACGTCATGCCAGCGTATATGCTGGAACACAGCAATACTTCGACGAACAAGGCTGGGAGTCTGTCATTGATGAGTACGCACTCGCTTCGCTGCCGCCACGTCGCAGGACGGCGAGTCCGTACGATGGCGTAATTGCCAGGGCAACTAAGTCGCTTGCCCTGCGATGCGAGAAACTGCAAGTCCCCTTAGTGAACGTGTGGAGTAGTTCGCCGCTGCGTGATGAGCTTCCCAGCGTCTACCCTGATTATCAAGCGTCCGGAAGATTACGAGCCGAGCATCTGCTTGCCCGTGGACTACGCAACTTTGCTGTTCTCGGTACCCGCCGAGACTCCGCGGACTATCTTGAATTGCATTCGTTCGCCGAAACGATCCGTGCCAAAGGCTATGCCTGCGAGGTTGCCTGGATGTCGCGTCTATTCTCAGACTCGTTGCCCCAATGGCGGACCTTCAATCAAATAATTACGGCCTGGATGGATCAGTGGGAACTACCAATCGGTACTTTTGTCGGGGCTGATAGCGTTGGGCGAATCGTCGTTCAGAAATGCAAGGAACGAGGCTGGCGAGTTCCTGAGGATGTCGCGATGATTGCCGGTCGCAATGAGGAGACGCTCTGCGAAAGCCCCAGTCCTTCCATCACGAGCATGGAGATGGGATACGAACGCGTGGGATATGAAGCAGCCAGGCATTTGCATCGTTTGATGAACGGTGAGCAGTTGCCTCGAAACACGGTATATATACCGCCTCAAGGACTGGTCGTCCGAGAGTCGACGGACTTCCATATTACCGAAGATGATTTGATCGCTGCCGCTTTGTCTTTTATTGCATCGAATAGCCATCGTCGAATTGGACAAGACGACGTTGCCAGGGCACTAAGCGTGGAAACACGGACCTTGCAAAATCGATTTCGAAAGATCTTGAATCAACCCATCGCAGCTACCATACGCAGAGTCCGCCTAGAGCGTGCCAAGCGAGAACTCGTTCAGAGCAATCGTTCGCTGAAAAACATCGCCCGAGACACAGGGTTCGGTTCCGCCATGCGAATGTATGATCTTTTCAAACGGGAGTTAGGAATGACCCCAACCCAATTTAGAAAGCAACGTCGTCTCTAG
- a CDS encoding EAL domain-containing protein — MHSSAIDPNSIVIDPGYETQQLVAQGNLRSAELDRSLHGWAFEGCLPGHSVIATTPLRSSLVSIGRDPQADICVASPNVSKRHGQIEIRNDQVRLSDLGSTNGTFVNGHRIQGTIALKELDLVQFADVELRLIKTKAAVVDRTAVETRPEHRWSLSSMHKVIAGNCMATCFQPIVDANSQHSIGYEALVRATVDGLESPMVLFDQAEKLGVERKLSEVCRLRALETIDEASAKGTLFLNTHPNETLEADLLSSIKNLRERSPGRQIVIEIHEKAITHLSLLREFAAALRDMEVQLAFDDFGAGQSRLVELCEVSPDILKFDRSLIRGLAQDARNFKLVASLHESARQLNIRTLAEGVETPEEVAACMEIGFDLYQGYAFGKPQSIVEVVNKDA, encoded by the coding sequence ATGCATTCGTCGGCGATTGATCCCAATTCTATTGTTATCGACCCAGGTTACGAGACGCAGCAACTAGTTGCGCAAGGGAATCTCCGCAGCGCTGAACTAGATCGCTCGCTACATGGATGGGCGTTTGAAGGCTGTTTGCCGGGGCACAGCGTGATCGCGACAACTCCCCTTCGGAGTAGTCTTGTGTCTATCGGGCGTGACCCTCAAGCGGACATTTGTGTGGCTTCACCAAATGTTTCCAAACGACATGGACAAATTGAAATTAGGAATGACCAGGTTCGGCTATCCGATCTGGGAAGTACGAATGGGACATTCGTAAACGGCCACCGGATTCAGGGAACCATCGCACTCAAGGAACTGGACCTTGTCCAGTTCGCGGACGTTGAGTTGCGGCTAATCAAAACAAAAGCCGCCGTTGTGGACCGAACGGCCGTCGAGACGCGTCCTGAACATCGCTGGTCCTTGTCGAGCATGCACAAAGTCATTGCTGGAAACTGCATGGCTACCTGTTTTCAGCCAATCGTCGATGCCAACTCGCAGCATTCGATTGGCTACGAAGCTCTCGTGCGTGCAACGGTCGATGGCCTTGAATCCCCAATGGTATTGTTTGATCAGGCCGAGAAGCTAGGCGTGGAAAGGAAGCTTAGTGAAGTCTGTCGGTTAAGGGCATTAGAGACGATCGACGAGGCATCCGCCAAGGGAACCTTGTTTTTGAACACGCATCCGAACGAGACCTTAGAAGCAGATCTACTGAGTTCAATCAAGAATCTCCGCGAAAGATCACCTGGTCGGCAAATCGTCATTGAAATCCATGAAAAAGCGATCACTCACCTGAGCTTGTTGCGGGAGTTTGCCGCAGCGCTTCGTGATATGGAGGTTCAACTGGCTTTTGACGATTTCGGTGCGGGGCAATCCCGGTTGGTCGAACTCTGTGAGGTCTCGCCGGACATCCTTAAATTCGATCGCTCATTGATTCGCGGACTCGCTCAAGATGCTCGCAATTTCAAACTTGTCGCGAGTCTGCATGAGTCGGCACGACAGTTGAATATCCGAACGCTTGCCGAGGGAGTCGAGACTCCGGAAGAAGTTGCAGCGTGCATGGAGATTGGATTCGACCTGTATCAGGGCTATGCGTTTGGAAAACCCCAGTCGATCGTGGAAGTCGTGAACAAAGATGCGTAA
- a CDS encoding protein kinase domain-containing protein — translation MADDSLDKTGVIPGNAIIPDPSWATGLTRLCAGSEAQPTTQIEPSPEVMPDLGPRYRLVRKLGQGGMGSVYLGINVESDEQFAIKTLPADATMDEQTQQRFQKEIRLLSEVHHPNVANLVDIGQQGRTSYLVMELVEGADLKYVLENHGCLPERMALQIIREVCIGVEAAHQNGIIHRDLKPANILLSALRIGDESPARAVLAAIETGNLPSIKVTDFGLARHVDQGASLQLTQTATMLGTPYYIAPEQCTEQGRLSPSADVYSLGITLFELLTGKPPFVADDPIKLISMHCFDEAPELARLNPEISDRTSRLVHKTLQKSPDFRFVDATHLREEIDQILNGGVDSNSIHPVLPKTKGRLFEAEWQWDLDGSSEDLWPLVSNTERVNASVGLPPVEYETRRDEQGRKHRFGSFKLGFTRLTWEEHPFEWVEGRRLSVLREFENGPFLWFVSHVELMANAQGGSRLTHRVKIAPRGWLGWLLAYVEVNIKGRKPLDKVYRRINEMVMGRLQGGKAIDPYLPPQRISTNSRKRLDAVRAKLISEQIDTNCLEALLDYVILAPAQELARIRPRRLAEQLDMDADAFAATCLAACSAGLLELHWDILCPVCRVASEIRDTLKEIERHAHCESCEHDFDVDLGKTVELVFRIHPEFRVADLKTYCVGGPEHAPHVVAQVRMDAGEVLEIDCHLTPGSYIVRSSQLSYTINIVADPQTGSSRTLIDLNHCEGTRRPIRVLAGRQIVQLSNQHAESIVVRLERSASRRDAITAAEAQKLPRFRELFPGEKISRERLSNVSNCALIAVRVNNIVEMFETLGDLTTCETIENAFDAIRSTLSSYDAEVIKEADDRIIARFPTVSSAINAAYELHSAFDVNSSNQQAKIQIAVHRGVAMSTSFNGRVSYVGKSISYLSQLLDCASGSRWVISEEIAQDEDCVDVLNGSQLRLRKLLGGEANAVYEVSAE, via the coding sequence ATGGCAGATGATTCGCTCGACAAGACTGGAGTGATTCCAGGTAACGCCATCATTCCCGATCCTTCTTGGGCTACCGGGTTAACAAGGCTGTGCGCTGGCAGCGAGGCTCAACCTACAACTCAGATCGAGCCGAGTCCGGAGGTTATGCCTGATTTGGGACCAAGATATCGCTTGGTTCGAAAATTAGGGCAAGGCGGAATGGGTTCCGTCTACCTCGGGATCAACGTTGAATCGGATGAACAGTTCGCCATTAAGACGCTTCCTGCCGACGCGACAATGGACGAGCAAACACAACAGAGATTCCAAAAGGAGATTCGCCTACTTTCGGAGGTGCACCATCCGAACGTTGCTAACCTGGTCGACATCGGCCAGCAAGGTCGAACGAGTTACTTGGTGATGGAACTCGTGGAAGGGGCAGATCTCAAATACGTTCTAGAAAATCATGGTTGTCTGCCGGAAAGAATGGCCCTGCAAATCATTCGCGAGGTTTGCATAGGCGTGGAAGCGGCACATCAGAATGGAATTATTCATAGAGATCTCAAGCCAGCGAATATCCTGCTTTCGGCTTTACGCATCGGTGACGAATCTCCAGCTCGAGCCGTGTTGGCTGCAATTGAAACTGGAAACCTGCCGTCGATCAAGGTAACGGATTTCGGCCTTGCCCGGCATGTCGATCAAGGGGCGTCGCTTCAGCTAACGCAGACAGCTACCATGCTCGGTACTCCGTATTACATTGCCCCGGAGCAATGTACTGAGCAAGGCAGATTGTCGCCAAGTGCCGACGTCTATTCACTCGGTATTACGCTGTTTGAATTGCTGACCGGAAAGCCACCCTTTGTGGCGGATGATCCGATAAAGCTTATTTCGATGCACTGCTTTGACGAAGCGCCTGAATTGGCCAGGCTGAATCCAGAAATTAGCGATCGTACATCTCGACTGGTTCACAAGACGCTTCAGAAGAGTCCGGATTTCCGCTTTGTCGACGCGACTCACCTGCGTGAAGAGATAGATCAGATTCTCAATGGAGGCGTCGATTCGAACTCGATTCACCCGGTATTGCCGAAGACCAAAGGTCGCCTATTTGAAGCGGAATGGCAATGGGATCTTGATGGCAGTTCGGAAGATCTCTGGCCGCTCGTTTCAAATACGGAACGTGTGAATGCTTCGGTAGGTCTACCGCCGGTCGAGTACGAAACTCGCCGTGATGAGCAAGGTCGAAAACACCGTTTCGGCTCCTTCAAACTTGGCTTCACAAGATTGACGTGGGAGGAGCACCCATTCGAATGGGTCGAAGGTCGGCGTCTTAGTGTTCTCAGGGAATTCGAAAATGGTCCATTCCTTTGGTTTGTCAGCCATGTCGAATTGATGGCAAATGCCCAGGGCGGAAGTCGCCTGACACATCGAGTTAAGATTGCTCCACGCGGTTGGCTGGGGTGGCTATTGGCCTACGTTGAGGTCAATATCAAAGGTCGCAAGCCACTCGACAAAGTTTATCGACGGATAAACGAAATGGTGATGGGGCGGTTGCAAGGAGGTAAGGCGATTGATCCCTATCTCCCTCCTCAACGCATCTCGACCAATTCTCGTAAGCGTTTGGATGCAGTGCGAGCCAAATTGATCTCGGAGCAAATTGATACGAATTGCCTGGAGGCTTTGCTGGATTATGTCATTCTTGCGCCTGCCCAGGAGTTGGCGCGGATTCGCCCCAGGCGACTAGCTGAGCAACTCGATATGGATGCCGATGCCTTTGCGGCGACTTGCCTGGCGGCATGCAGCGCTGGTTTGCTCGAGTTGCATTGGGATATTCTGTGCCCTGTGTGCCGTGTGGCCTCAGAGATTCGGGACACGCTTAAGGAGATAGAACGTCACGCACATTGCGAATCGTGTGAACACGATTTTGACGTCGATCTTGGGAAGACCGTCGAATTAGTGTTTCGCATCCATCCCGAGTTTCGAGTAGCGGATCTTAAGACCTATTGTGTTGGCGGTCCAGAACACGCACCGCACGTTGTGGCGCAGGTCCGAATGGACGCGGGAGAAGTGTTGGAGATCGACTGCCATTTGACGCCCGGCTCGTATATCGTGCGGAGCTCACAGTTAAGTTATACCATTAACATTGTGGCAGACCCGCAGACGGGTTCCAGTCGGACGCTCATCGACTTGAACCACTGTGAAGGGACTCGTCGTCCGATTCGAGTTCTTGCAGGCCGCCAGATCGTTCAGCTCAGCAACCAGCACGCAGAAAGCATCGTGGTTCGTTTGGAGCGATCCGCGTCTCGCCGCGATGCTATTACGGCGGCGGAAGCCCAGAAATTACCCCGTTTTCGCGAGCTGTTTCCAGGCGAGAAAATCAGCCGCGAGCGACTTTCAAACGTTTCCAATTGCGCCTTGATAGCCGTTAGGGTGAATAACATCGTTGAGATGTTTGAAACGCTGGGCGACTTGACGACGTGTGAAACAATCGAAAACGCATTCGACGCAATTCGCTCGACGCTATCAAGCTACGATGCCGAAGTCATCAAAGAGGCGGATGATCGGATCATTGCCCGCTTCCCCACGGTTTCATCTGCCATAAACGCCGCATACGAACTCCATAGTGCATTCGACGTAAATAGTTCCAATCAGCAGGCCAAGATTCAAATCGCGGTACATCGCGGTGTGGCGATGTCCACCAGCTTCAACGGCCGCGTAAGCTATGTTGGCAAATCGATTTCATACTTGAGCCAGCTATTGGACTGCGCATCGGGTAGTCGATGGGTCATCTCCGAAGAAATCGCTCAAGACGAAGACTGTGTTGATGTCTTGAACGGATCACAACTTCGATTGAGAAAGTTGCTTGGTGGCGAGGCAAACGCCGTGTATGAAGTGTCCGCAGAGTAA